One stretch of Variovorax sp. 54 DNA includes these proteins:
- a CDS encoding phosphonate utilization associated transcriptional regulator, translating into MVTSNHSAALAFLQSSSLPMLMQEEIERLIMTGELPVGSRINESELSLRFNTSRGPIREALRALEEAGLVRNEKNRGVFVREIAFEEADEIYELREALEEIIGRRVALAIQPDAVERLRAMVDAMRSAAQAQDVEQYAQLNLQFHEILLDTAGSKKLTETYKRLVKELHLFRMRALDSGGGLRVSADEHSHIVDAIASGNADTAGRALREHVAGSRARMHKAFGRIDADAAITSNTPVTPNHPPQKEV; encoded by the coding sequence ATGGTCACCAGCAATCACTCCGCCGCCCTCGCGTTTCTCCAGTCCAGCTCGCTGCCGATGCTGATGCAGGAAGAAATCGAGCGTTTGATCATGACGGGCGAGCTTCCCGTGGGCAGCCGCATCAACGAGAGCGAGCTCTCGCTGCGCTTCAACACCAGCCGCGGCCCGATCCGCGAGGCGCTGCGCGCCCTGGAAGAGGCCGGCCTGGTGCGCAACGAGAAGAACCGCGGTGTCTTCGTGCGCGAGATCGCGTTCGAAGAGGCCGACGAGATCTACGAACTGCGCGAGGCGCTGGAAGAAATCATCGGCCGGCGCGTGGCGCTGGCGATCCAGCCCGACGCGGTGGAGCGCCTGCGCGCCATGGTCGACGCCATGCGCTCGGCGGCCCAGGCGCAGGACGTGGAGCAGTACGCGCAGCTCAACCTGCAGTTCCACGAGATCCTGCTCGACACGGCCGGCAGCAAGAAGCTCACCGAAACCTACAAGCGGCTCGTCAAGGAGCTGCACCTTTTCAGAATGCGCGCGCTCGACAGCGGCGGCGGCCTGCGGGTCTCGGCCGACGAGCACAGCCACATCGTCGACGCCATTGCCAGCGGCAACGCCGACACGGCAGGCCGCGCACTGCGCGAACACGTGGCCGGCAGCCGCGCGCGCATGCACAAGGCCTTCGGCCGCATCGACGCCGATGCGGCCATCACCAGCAACACCCCCGTTACCCCGAACCACCCACCCCAAAAGGAAGTCTGA
- a CDS encoding helix-turn-helix domain-containing protein: MTAQNFLHLWDRSFLYVTPAIESDLTARSSVTLLASVSGHPFRLEAADGTRALCTAALVAPGTQRRLYVDGCGLLSLNLDPGSIAYRTLSRWMGDRGILPIDAHCFGRLRDSFEAAQGGALAEHHLQSLSAQMVEAVTGRPEPAGGLDPRIDNVMRVARSHAGPLPLQELSEVACLSPDRLTHLFREQAGVSIKNYLLWAKVRRSVQQFASGRPLAEIALDGGFASAAHMSRTFQCSFGLPPSFLSRRVCVTADEQAERVWGQ; encoded by the coding sequence ATGACCGCACAGAACTTCCTGCATCTCTGGGATCGCAGTTTTCTCTATGTCACGCCGGCCATCGAGTCTGACCTGACGGCCCGCTCGTCGGTGACGCTGCTGGCCTCGGTCAGCGGCCATCCGTTCCGGCTGGAAGCCGCCGACGGCACCCGCGCGCTGTGCACGGCCGCGCTGGTGGCGCCGGGCACGCAGCGTCGACTGTATGTCGACGGCTGCGGGCTGCTGTCGCTCAACCTCGATCCGGGCTCGATCGCCTACCGCACGCTGTCGCGGTGGATGGGCGACCGGGGCATCCTGCCGATCGATGCGCACTGCTTCGGCCGGCTGCGCGACAGCTTCGAGGCGGCGCAGGGCGGAGCGCTGGCCGAGCACCACCTGCAGTCGCTCAGCGCGCAGATGGTGGAGGCCGTCACCGGCCGGCCCGAGCCTGCGGGCGGGCTCGATCCGCGCATCGACAACGTGATGCGCGTCGCCCGGTCGCATGCGGGCCCGCTGCCGCTGCAGGAGCTGTCCGAGGTGGCCTGCCTGTCGCCCGACCGCCTGACCCATCTGTTCCGCGAGCAGGCGGGCGTGTCGATCAAGAACTACCTGCTGTGGGCCAAGGTGCGCCGTTCGGTGCAGCAGTTCGCCAGCGGCCGGCCGTTGGCCGAGATCGCGCTGGACGGCGGCTTCGCCAGCGCGGCCCACATGAGCCGCACCTTCCAGTGTTCGTTCGGCCTGCCGCCCTCGTTCCTGTCGCGCCGGGTGTGCGTGACGGCTGACGAACAGGCGGAGCGCGTCTGGGGGCAGTGA
- a CDS encoding putative 2-aminoethylphosphonate ABC transporter substrate-binding protein has translation MTMKQSTRRLTAALCVAALGLMSGSAWAQKTPLLVYTALETDAMKLYKDAFEKANPDIEVKWVRDSTGIVTAKLLAEKANPQADVVAGLAASSLALLQQEGMLLPYEPKGFNELNPAYSDAARPPAWVGMDVWAATICFNHVEAKKLGLPKPESWKDLTKPIYKGAISMPHPASSGTGYLDVSYWLQNLGDAEGWKYMDALHQNIAQYVHSGSKPCKQAGAGEFPIGISFEFRAHQVKKSGAPVDLIFPKEGLGWDIEATSLMKTSTKLAQGKRFADWMASKEANQISARWWAVVAYPGVVSKLEGIPENYEKLLAKNDLNWAAKNRERILAEWSKRYEGKAEPK, from the coding sequence ATGACGATGAAACAAAGCACGCGCCGTCTCACGGCCGCCCTGTGTGTTGCGGCCCTCGGCCTCATGTCCGGCAGTGCGTGGGCGCAAAAGACGCCGCTCCTGGTCTACACGGCGCTCGAAACCGACGCCATGAAGCTCTACAAGGACGCCTTCGAGAAGGCCAACCCCGACATCGAAGTGAAGTGGGTGCGCGATTCCACCGGCATCGTCACCGCCAAGCTGCTGGCCGAAAAAGCCAACCCGCAGGCCGACGTGGTGGCCGGCCTGGCCGCCAGCAGCCTGGCGCTGCTGCAGCAGGAGGGCATGCTGCTTCCTTATGAGCCCAAGGGCTTCAACGAACTGAACCCCGCGTACTCCGACGCCGCCCGCCCGCCCGCCTGGGTCGGCATGGACGTCTGGGCCGCCACCATCTGCTTCAACCATGTCGAGGCGAAGAAGCTCGGCCTGCCCAAGCCCGAGAGCTGGAAGGACCTGACCAAGCCCATCTACAAGGGCGCGATCTCGATGCCGCATCCCGCCTCCAGCGGCACCGGCTACCTCGATGTGTCGTACTGGCTGCAGAACCTGGGCGACGCCGAAGGTTGGAAGTACATGGACGCGCTGCACCAGAACATTGCGCAGTACGTGCACTCGGGCTCCAAGCCCTGCAAGCAGGCGGGCGCGGGCGAGTTCCCCATCGGCATCTCGTTCGAGTTCCGCGCGCACCAGGTGAAGAAGTCGGGTGCGCCGGTCGACCTGATCTTCCCGAAGGAAGGCCTGGGCTGGGACATCGAGGCCACGAGCCTCATGAAGACCAGCACGAAGCTGGCGCAAGGCAAGCGCTTTGCCGACTGGATGGCAAGCAAGGAAGCCAACCAGATCAGCGCACGCTGGTGGGCCGTGGTCGCCTACCCGGGCGTGGTCTCGAAGCTCGAAGGCATTCCTGAGAACTACGAAAAGCTGCTGGCCAAGAACGACCTGAACTGGGCCGCCAAGAACCGCGAACGCATCCTGGCCGAGTGGAGCAAGCGCTACGAAGGCAAGGCCGAACCCAAGTAA
- the phnY gene encoding phosphonoacetaldehyde dehydrogenase — MSQAILKPGTVHREALRIAGEKVHRDRTIDVTYPYTGEVIATVPKATLDDVRNALRIARDYKPTLTRYERYKILMRAGEIIASRLDEISRTITLESGLCRKDSLYEVGRASDVLLFAANQALVDDGQVFSCDLTHHGKSRKVYTLREPLQGAITAITPFNHPLNQVIHKVAPSIATNNRMVLKPSEKTPLTAFILADILYEAGLPPQMLSVITGDPAEIADELLTNADVDMVTFTGGVSIGKYIAGKAVYKRQILELGGNDPIIVMEDADIEEAATLAANGSYKNSGQRCTAVKRMLVHESVADQFVELLVAKTKALKYGDPMDPATDMGTVIDEAAAKQFEAVVNEAIKSGAKLLYGNERRGALYSPTVLDHVDPEMTVAKQETFGPVSPVIRFKNIEEAIRISNGTAYGLSSSICTNRLDYITRFIRELNVGSVNVREVPGYRLELTPFGGIKDSGLGYKEGVLEAMKSFTNTKTYSLPW; from the coding sequence ATGAGCCAAGCCATCCTGAAGCCAGGCACTGTCCACCGCGAGGCCTTGCGCATCGCCGGCGAGAAAGTCCACCGCGACCGCACCATCGACGTCACCTACCCGTACACCGGTGAAGTGATCGCCACCGTGCCCAAGGCCACGCTGGACGACGTGCGTAATGCCCTGCGCATCGCCCGCGACTACAAGCCCACGCTCACGCGCTACGAGCGCTACAAGATCCTCATGCGCGCCGGCGAGATCATCGCCTCGCGCCTGGACGAGATCTCGCGCACCATCACGCTCGAATCGGGCCTGTGCCGCAAGGACTCGCTCTACGAAGTGGGCCGCGCCTCCGACGTGCTGCTGTTCGCCGCCAACCAGGCGCTGGTGGACGACGGTCAGGTGTTCTCTTGCGACCTCACGCACCACGGCAAGAGCCGCAAGGTCTACACGCTGCGCGAGCCCTTGCAGGGCGCCATCACCGCCATCACCCCGTTCAACCATCCGCTGAACCAGGTGATCCACAAGGTGGCGCCCTCCATTGCCACCAACAACCGGATGGTGCTCAAGCCCAGCGAGAAGACGCCGCTGACGGCCTTCATCCTGGCCGACATCCTGTACGAGGCGGGCCTGCCGCCACAGATGCTGTCGGTCATCACCGGTGACCCGGCCGAGATTGCCGATGAACTGCTGACCAACGCCGACGTGGACATGGTCACCTTCACCGGTGGCGTGTCCATCGGCAAGTACATCGCGGGCAAGGCGGTCTACAAGCGCCAGATCCTGGAGCTGGGCGGCAACGATCCGATCATCGTGATGGAAGACGCGGACATTGAGGAAGCTGCCACGCTGGCGGCCAACGGTTCGTACAAGAACTCGGGCCAGCGCTGCACAGCAGTCAAACGCATGCTGGTGCACGAGTCGGTCGCCGACCAGTTCGTCGAGTTGCTGGTAGCCAAGACAAAAGCGCTGAAGTACGGCGACCCGATGGACCCGGCCACCGACATGGGCACGGTGATCGATGAAGCGGCTGCCAAGCAGTTCGAGGCGGTGGTCAACGAGGCGATCAAGTCCGGTGCGAAGCTGCTGTACGGCAACGAACGCCGCGGCGCGCTGTACTCGCCCACCGTGCTCGACCACGTCGACCCCGAGATGACGGTCGCCAAGCAGGAGACCTTCGGCCCCGTCTCGCCGGTGATCCGCTTCAAGAACATCGAAGAGGCGATCCGCATCTCCAACGGCACGGCCTACGGTTTGTCGTCGTCGATCTGCACCAACCGGCTGGACTACATCACGCGCTTCATCCGCGAGCTGAACGTGGGCAGCGTGAACGTGCGCGAAGTGCCGGGCTACCGCCTGGAGCTCACGCCCTTCGGCGGCATCAAGGACTCGGGCCTGGGCTACAAGGAAGGCGTGCTCGAAGCGATGAAGAGCTTCACCAACACCAAGACCTACTCGCTGCCCTGGTAA
- the phnA gene encoding phosphonoacetate hydrolase produces MTPETLEVNARSYRWMARPIVVVCVDGCEPAYLDAAIEAGVAPYIARMRKDGADLLADCVVPSFTNPNNLSIVTGAPPAVHGICGNYFFDRELGQEVMMNDPKYLRAGTVLAAFADAGAKLAVITAKDKLRKLLGHKMKGICFSSEKSDQVTMEENGIDNVLDMVGMPVPSVYSAELSEFVFAAGVKLMESQRPDLMYLSTTDYVQHKAAPGSPAANAFYQMMDGYLAQLDALGATIVLTADHGMNDKHGADGSPNVIYLQDVLDGWYGAETARVILPITDPYVVHHGALGSFATVYAPDEASVPGWIERIKGIPGMELVLSRKEAAQRFELPPDRIGDIVVVSEQSTVIGTAASRHDLSALEVPLRSHGGVSEQKVPLICNRPVEGIAAGRRLRNFDALDLALNHAR; encoded by the coding sequence ATGACACCGGAGACACTTGAAGTCAATGCCAGAAGCTATCGCTGGATGGCCCGTCCGATCGTGGTCGTGTGCGTGGACGGCTGCGAGCCGGCCTACCTCGATGCGGCCATCGAAGCCGGCGTGGCACCGTACATCGCCCGCATGCGCAAGGACGGCGCCGATCTGCTCGCCGACTGCGTCGTGCCCTCGTTCACCAACCCCAACAACCTGTCGATCGTGACCGGCGCGCCGCCCGCGGTGCACGGCATCTGCGGGAACTACTTCTTCGACCGCGAGCTGGGTCAGGAAGTGATGATGAACGACCCCAAGTACCTGCGCGCCGGCACGGTGCTCGCGGCCTTTGCCGACGCGGGCGCCAAGCTCGCCGTGATCACCGCCAAGGACAAGCTGCGCAAGCTGCTCGGTCACAAGATGAAGGGCATCTGCTTCTCGTCGGAGAAGTCGGACCAGGTGACGATGGAAGAGAACGGCATCGACAACGTGCTCGACATGGTCGGCATGCCCGTGCCCTCGGTGTACAGCGCCGAGCTGTCGGAGTTCGTGTTCGCCGCCGGCGTGAAGCTGATGGAGTCGCAGCGCCCCGACCTGATGTACCTGTCGACCACCGACTACGTGCAGCACAAGGCCGCACCGGGCAGCCCCGCAGCGAACGCCTTCTACCAAATGATGGACGGCTACCTCGCGCAGCTCGACGCGCTCGGCGCAACCATCGTGCTCACGGCCGACCACGGCATGAACGACAAGCACGGTGCCGACGGTTCGCCGAACGTGATCTACCTGCAGGACGTGCTCGACGGCTGGTACGGCGCTGAAACAGCCCGCGTGATCCTGCCGATCACCGATCCGTACGTGGTGCACCACGGTGCGCTCGGCTCCTTCGCCACCGTGTACGCCCCCGACGAAGCCAGCGTGCCGGGCTGGATCGAACGCATCAAGGGCATCCCGGGCATGGAACTCGTGCTCTCGCGCAAGGAAGCCGCGCAGCGCTTCGAGCTGCCGCCCGACCGCATCGGCGACATCGTGGTCGTCAGCGAGCAGAGCACCGTCATCGGCACCGCCGCCAGCCGCCACGACCTGTCGGCCCTCGAAGTGCCGCTGCGCTCGCACGGCGGTGTGTCCGAGCAGAAGGTGCCGCTGATCTGCAACCGCCCGGTCGAAGGCATTGCCGCCGGCCGCCGGCTGCGCAACTTCGATGCGCTCGACCTCGCCCTGAACCACGCACGCTGA
- a CDS encoding 2-aminoethylphosphonate--pyruvate transaminase: protein MSQAAHPILLTPGPLTTSDRTRQAMLRDWGSWDADFNQITARIRKEVLNIVHGTGTHECVPLQGSGTFSVEAAIGTIVPRTGHVLVPSNGAYCQRLAKICKVLGRKLTTIDYTEEKQVSPADVDRALAADPSITHVAVVHCETGAGVLNPLHEIALVVAKHGRGLIIDAMSSFGALDIDARKTPFDAVVAASGKCLEGVPGMGFVIVKRSTLEKCEGNCHSLSMDLYDQWVYMEKTTQWRFTPPTHVVAALDTAIAQYTEEGGLPARGGRYTRNCKALIDGLATLGFRSFLDPAIQAPIIVTFHAPDDANYDFKTFYQEVKKRGYILYPGKLTQVETFRVGCMGHFGDAGIPGAVAAIADTLKAMGIRQVTAAVPA, encoded by the coding sequence ATGAGTCAAGCCGCCCACCCCATCCTGCTCACGCCCGGCCCCCTGACCACCTCGGATCGCACACGCCAAGCGATGCTGCGCGACTGGGGTTCATGGGACGCCGACTTCAACCAGATCACGGCGCGCATCCGCAAGGAAGTGCTGAACATCGTGCATGGCACGGGCACGCACGAATGCGTTCCGTTGCAAGGCAGCGGCACCTTCTCGGTCGAAGCGGCCATCGGCACGATCGTGCCGCGCACCGGCCATGTGCTGGTGCCGAGCAACGGCGCCTACTGCCAGCGCCTCGCGAAAATCTGCAAGGTGCTGGGCCGCAAGCTCACCACCATCGACTACACCGAAGAAAAGCAGGTCTCGCCCGCCGACGTCGACCGCGCGCTCGCAGCCGACCCCAGCATCACCCACGTGGCCGTGGTGCACTGCGAAACCGGCGCCGGCGTGCTCAACCCGCTGCACGAGATCGCACTGGTCGTGGCCAAGCACGGACGCGGCCTGATCATCGATGCCATGAGCTCCTTCGGCGCGCTGGACATCGATGCACGCAAGACACCGTTCGACGCCGTGGTCGCCGCTTCGGGCAAATGCCTCGAAGGCGTGCCGGGCATGGGCTTCGTCATCGTCAAGCGCAGCACGCTCGAAAAGTGCGAGGGCAACTGCCACTCGCTGAGCATGGACCTGTACGACCAGTGGGTCTACATGGAGAAGACCACGCAATGGCGCTTCACGCCGCCCACGCACGTGGTCGCCGCGCTCGACACCGCCATTGCGCAGTACACCGAGGAAGGCGGCCTGCCCGCGCGCGGCGGACGCTACACGCGCAACTGCAAGGCGCTCATCGACGGGCTGGCGACGCTGGGTTTCCGCAGCTTCCTCGACCCGGCGATCCAGGCGCCGATCATCGTCACCTTCCATGCGCCCGACGATGCCAACTACGACTTCAAGACCTTCTACCAAGAGGTGAAGAAGCGCGGCTACATCCTCTACCCCGGCAAGCTGACGCAGGTCGAGACCTTCCGCGTGGGCTGCATGGGGCACTTCGGCGACGCGGGCATTCCGGGCGCGGTGGCGGCCATTGCCGACACGCTGAAAGCCATGGGCATCCGGCAGGTGACGGCGGCCGTTCCGGCATGA
- a CDS encoding putative 2-aminoethylphosphonate ABC transporter permease subunit, protein MNALAHPRPALAARPALRWSRDETIARAILFVVMAMLFVFLVAPLLTILAHAVQDKNGRFVGLTHFITYFQTPSLLRAAWNSIWVSAAVVMISVPTAFVFAYALTRSRMPAPLKAVFRLIALIPLLAPSLLSAISFVQWFGNQGALKFLLGGTSIYGAPGIILAEVYNTFPHALMILVTALSLADGRLYEAATALRTRPFRQFMTITLPSCKYGLISAATVVFTYVVSDFGAPKVIGGNFNVLSVDVFKQVVGQHNFSIGAVVGMLLLLPSIISFVIDYVVRRKLKAQLTARSVPYTPKPRKVADAVLTLFCTVVCGLLLATIGMAVYTSAISLWPYDLSFTLKHYHFVLVESDMAAAYGNSLLVAMVTAVAGSLIVFVGAYLIEKTRNLGLMRKGMHLMAVLSMAVPGLVLGLGYVMFFNHPSNPLNFLYQTMAILIISMVVHYYTSSHLTAVTALKQIDNEFEAVSASLKVPFFKTFLRVTVPVCLPAILDIGRYFFVVSMASLSCAIFLYTPETILASVAIMHLDDAGDIGPAAALASLIVVTSTLVCIAYALLTRVLLARTQAWRNLSRG, encoded by the coding sequence ATGAACGCGCTGGCACATCCCCGCCCTGCGCTGGCCGCACGCCCGGCCCTGCGCTGGAGCCGCGACGAGACCATCGCGCGCGCCATCCTGTTCGTGGTGATGGCGATGCTGTTCGTGTTCCTGGTCGCACCGCTGCTCACCATCCTGGCCCACGCGGTGCAGGACAAGAACGGCCGCTTCGTCGGCCTGACCCACTTCATCACCTACTTCCAGACGCCGAGCCTGCTGCGCGCAGCGTGGAACTCGATCTGGGTGTCGGCCGCGGTGGTCATGATCTCGGTGCCCACGGCCTTCGTGTTCGCCTATGCGCTCACGCGCAGCCGCATGCCGGCGCCGCTGAAGGCGGTGTTCCGCCTCATCGCGCTCATTCCCCTGCTGGCGCCCTCGCTGCTGTCGGCGATTTCGTTCGTGCAGTGGTTCGGCAACCAGGGCGCGCTCAAGTTCCTGCTGGGCGGCACCTCGATCTACGGCGCGCCGGGCATCATCCTGGCCGAGGTCTACAACACCTTTCCGCACGCGCTGATGATCCTCGTCACCGCGCTGTCGCTGGCCGATGGCCGGCTGTACGAGGCGGCCACCGCGCTGCGCACACGGCCGTTCCGTCAGTTCATGACGATCACCCTGCCCTCGTGCAAGTACGGCCTGATCAGCGCGGCCACCGTGGTCTTCACCTACGTGGTGAGCGACTTCGGCGCGCCCAAGGTCATCGGCGGCAACTTCAACGTGCTGTCGGTCGACGTGTTCAAGCAGGTGGTCGGCCAGCACAACTTCTCGATCGGCGCGGTGGTCGGCATGCTGCTGCTGCTGCCGTCGATCATCTCGTTCGTGATCGACTACGTGGTGCGGCGCAAGCTGAAGGCGCAGCTCACGGCGCGCTCGGTGCCCTACACCCCGAAGCCGCGCAAGGTGGCCGATGCCGTGCTCACGCTGTTCTGCACCGTGGTCTGCGGCCTGCTGCTGGCGACCATCGGCATGGCCGTCTACACCTCGGCGATCTCGCTGTGGCCGTACGACCTGTCGTTCACGCTCAAGCACTACCACTTCGTGCTCGTCGAGAGCGACATGGCCGCCGCCTACGGCAACAGCCTGCTGGTGGCGATGGTCACCGCGGTGGCCGGCTCGCTCATCGTGTTCGTGGGCGCCTACCTGATCGAGAAGACGCGCAACCTGGGCCTCATGCGCAAGGGCATGCACCTGATGGCGGTGCTGTCGATGGCGGTGCCGGGCCTGGTGCTGGGCCTGGGCTACGTGATGTTCTTCAACCATCCGTCCAACCCGCTGAACTTTCTCTACCAGACGATGGCGATCCTGATCATCTCGATGGTGGTGCACTACTACACCTCGAGCCACCTCACGGCGGTGACGGCGCTCAAGCAGATCGACAACGAGTTCGAAGCCGTGTCGGCCTCGCTCAAGGTGCCGTTCTTCAAGACCTTCCTGCGCGTGACGGTGCCGGTGTGCCTGCCGGCCATCCTGGACATCGGGCGCTACTTCTTCGTGGTGTCGATGGCCAGCCTGTCGTGCGCCATCTTCCTGTACACGCCGGAGACCATCCTCGCGTCGGTCGCGATCATGCACCTGGACGACGCCGGCGACATCGGCCCGGCCGCCGCGCTGGCCAGCCTGATCGTCGTGACCTCGACGCTGGTGTGCATCGCCTACGCCCTGCTCACGCGCGTGCTGCTTGCACGCACGCAGGCCTGGCGCAACCTCAGCCGCGGCTGA
- a CDS encoding phosphonate degradation HD-domain oxygenase, producing MSLSIPDIVGLFETKGHAQYDGEPVTQLEHALQSAHLAEQEGADSALIAASLLHDLGHLLHDFGGTPTQQGLDDLHQYRCLPFLRALFGPATLEPIRLHVDAKRFLCARVPGYLEALSADSKRSLQLQGGVFDSAQASAFEALPYAMDAVRLRRWDDTAKLADADMPGLAHFVRHLEISSAEHRQALNA from the coding sequence ATGAGCCTCAGCATCCCCGACATCGTCGGCCTCTTCGAGACCAAGGGCCACGCGCAGTACGACGGCGAGCCGGTCACGCAGCTGGAGCACGCGCTGCAGTCGGCGCACCTGGCCGAGCAGGAGGGGGCGGACAGCGCGCTGATCGCCGCCTCCCTGCTGCACGACCTGGGCCATCTGCTGCACGACTTCGGCGGCACGCCGACGCAGCAGGGGCTGGACGACCTGCACCAGTACCGCTGCCTGCCGTTCCTGCGCGCGCTGTTCGGACCGGCCACGCTGGAGCCGATCCGGCTGCATGTGGACGCCAAGCGCTTTCTGTGCGCGCGTGTGCCCGGCTACCTGGAGGCGCTGTCGGCCGACTCGAAGCGCAGCCTGCAACTGCAGGGTGGCGTTTTCGACTCGGCGCAGGCCAGCGCTTTCGAGGCCCTGCCGTATGCGATGGACGCGGTGCGCCTGCGGCGCTGGGACGACACGGCCAAGCTGGCCGATGCCGACATGCCCGGTCTCGCGCACTTCGTGCGCCATCTCGAAATCAGTTCCGCCGAACACCGGCAAGCCCTCAACGCCTAA
- a CDS encoding putative 2-aminoethylphosphonate ABC transporter ATP-binding protein — translation MDMTDTRFIASQLTPTAAPPAALEIVGVRKDFETFSALRDVHLRVNPGEMLCFLGPSGCGKTTLLRIIAGLETQTAGQILQNGKDVSWLSPDKRDYGIVFQSYALFPNLSIADNVGYGLVNSRAKRGEIKARVDELLKLVGLPTSGAKYPSQLSGGQQQRVALARALATRPGLLLLDEPLSALDALERIRLRGEIRRLQKQVGITTIMVTHDQEEALSMADRIVVMNHGVIEQVGTPMEIYEQPATPFVADFVGKVNVLRAVALGNQRFQVGDMELQCDACDGAFEPGDDVNLYLRPEDRAVEHLNDDTPNRLQAKVTKVEFLGGLCIAEVTADALHGQVLGLHFSLNQLHDLDIREGHTIDIALRANRIRAFAARPAKS, via the coding sequence ATGGACATGACCGACACCCGCTTCATTGCCAGCCAGTTGACCCCCACCGCGGCCCCGCCCGCGGCCCTCGAGATCGTCGGCGTTCGCAAGGACTTCGAAACCTTCAGCGCGCTGCGCGACGTGCACCTGCGCGTGAACCCCGGCGAGATGCTGTGCTTTCTGGGCCCCTCGGGCTGCGGCAAGACCACGCTGCTGCGCATCATCGCGGGCCTGGAGACGCAGACCGCCGGGCAGATCCTGCAGAACGGCAAGGACGTCTCGTGGCTCTCGCCCGACAAGCGCGACTACGGCATCGTGTTCCAGTCGTATGCGCTCTTTCCCAACCTGTCGATCGCGGACAACGTGGGCTACGGCCTCGTCAACAGCCGCGCGAAGCGGGGCGAGATCAAGGCGCGCGTCGACGAGCTGCTGAAGCTGGTCGGCCTGCCGACCTCGGGCGCCAAGTACCCGAGCCAGCTCTCGGGCGGCCAGCAACAACGCGTGGCCCTGGCCCGCGCGCTGGCCACGCGGCCCGGCCTGCTGCTGCTGGACGAGCCGCTGTCGGCGCTCGACGCGCTGGAGCGCATCCGCCTGCGCGGCGAGATCCGCCGGCTGCAGAAACAGGTCGGCATCACGACCATCATGGTCACGCACGACCAGGAAGAAGCGCTCTCGATGGCCGACCGCATCGTGGTGATGAACCACGGTGTGATCGAGCAGGTCGGCACACCGATGGAAATCTACGAACAGCCGGCCACGCCCTTCGTGGCCGACTTCGTGGGCAAGGTCAACGTGCTGCGCGCGGTGGCGCTGGGCAACCAGCGCTTCCAGGTCGGCGACATGGAACTGCAGTGCGACGCCTGCGACGGCGCCTTCGAGCCCGGCGATGACGTCAACCTGTACCTGCGCCCCGAAGACCGCGCGGTCGAGCACCTGAACGACGACACGCCCAACCGCCTGCAGGCCAAGGTCACGAAGGTCGAGTTCCTGGGCGGCCTGTGCATCGCCGAGGTGACGGCCGACGCGTTGCACGGCCAGGTGCTGGGCCTGCACTTCTCGCTGAACCAGCTGCACGACCTGGACATCCGCGAAGGCCACACGATCGACATCGCGCTGCGCGCCAACCGCATCCGCGCCTTTGCCGCGCGTCCGGCCAAGTCATGA